A single genomic interval of Zingiber officinale cultivar Zhangliang chromosome 4A, Zo_v1.1, whole genome shotgun sequence harbors:
- the LOC121969537 gene encoding protein NUCLEAR FUSION DEFECTIVE 4-like, giving the protein MSFSSSSSLQWLSLVATIWLQIFNGPNTDFPVYSSELKDLKSISQVGINFLAFASDAGKLFGWFSGLAAIYLPPWSVAATGAALGLLGYGLQFLLLDHPKFSYAHIFALTAVAGNGICWINTACYLVCIKNFAADSRRVAVGLSTSYVGLSAKVFTVMAGAIFYRKSHHKAKHYLLLNSIAPVLVSLIVAPFMRFILPCKSVSNLSLGFIAMFTITLATGISAIIGTIGSTSQGFAREYSLSLGVLLASPLVVPVAMKFKHAMEETLRNEKENRIHDLDDAETGEIIEDLQVKEEDDDKEESEEGVGGVQILRKVDFWLYFSSYLFSATLGLVFLNNLGQIAESRGLPREETSTLVSLSSSFGFFGRLFPFLIDYYSSKRSYVISRPASMATLMAPMAVAFFVLSNPTRLSLYMSTAVIGAFTGAITSIAVSATTELFGTKHFGINHNIVVANIPLGSFVFGYLAALLYQRGSEEGSRSCRGTACYGKTFLIWGTTCSLGSLLCTILYVRTRKVR; this is encoded by the exons atgtccttttcttcttcttcttcacttcaaTGGCTGAGTTTGGTCGCCACTATATGGCTCCAAATCTTCAATGGACCCAACACCGACTTCCCGGTGTACTCGTCGGAGCTCAAGGACCTCAAGTCCATCTCCCAAGTCGGCATCAACTTCCTCGCCTTTGCCTCCGATGCTGGGAAGCTCTTCGGCTGGTTTTCCGGCCTCGCGGCCATCTACCTTCCCCCGTGGTCGGTCGCTGCCACCGGGGCCGCCCTCGGGCTACTGGGGTACGGCCTGCAATTCCTCCTCCTAGACCACCCAAAGTTTTCCTACGCCCACATCTTCGCGCTCACCGCGGTGGCCGGCAACGGCATTTGCTGGATCAACACCGCATGCTACCTCGTCTGTATCAAGAACTTCGCCGCCGATAGCCGCCGCGTCGCCGTCGGCCTCTCCACGAGCTACGTGGGACTGAGCGCCAAGGTGTTCACGGTCATGGCCGGTGCAATATTCTACCGAAAGTCACACCACAAGGCCAAGCACTACCTCCTCCTCAATTCCATCGCCCCTGTTTTAGTTTCTCTCATCGTGGCACCCTTCATGAGGTTCATTCTTCCCTGCAAAAGCGTTTCAAATTTGAGCCTCGGATTCATAGCCATGTTCACGATCACATTAGCGACCGGAATTTCCGCAATAATTGGCACCATCGGATCGACTTCCCAAGGCTTCGCTAGAGAGTACTCTTTAAGCCTTGGTGTTCTATTAGCCTCGCCTTTGGTGGTGCCGGTTGCCATGAAATTTAAGCATGCCATGGAAGAGACCTTGCGGAACGAGAAGGAGAATAGAATTCATGATCTCGACGACGCTGAAACCGGGGAGATAATTGAGGACCTGCAGGTGAAAGAAGAGGACGACGACAAGGAAGAATCAGAGGAGGGAGTTGGCGGCGTTCAAATTCTAAGAAAGGTGGACTTTTGGTTGTACTTTTCCAGCTACTTGTTCAGCGCAACTCTTGGCTTGGTCTTCTTAAACAACCTGGGACAGATCGCCGAGTCCCGTGGACTTCCACGAGAGGAGACCTCCACCTTGGTCTCCTTGTCCTCCTCCTTCGGTTTCTTCGGCCGTCTCTTTCCGTTTCTGATCGACTACTACTCCTCGAA AAGGAGCTACGTGATTTCAAGGCCGGCATCGATGGCAACTCTCATGGCCCCGATGGCAGTGGCCTTCTTCGTCCTCTCCAACCCGACTAGGCTGTCATTGTACATGAGCACGGCAGTCATCGGAGCGTTCACCGGCGCAATCACTTCGATCGCGGTCTCCGCTACCACCGAGCTATTCGGGACCAAACACTTCGGCATCAACCACAACATCGTCGTCGCCAACATTCCTCTGGGCTCCTTCGTGTTTGGGTACCTCGCGGCTCTACTTTATCAAAGAGGAAGCGAAGAAGGGAGCCGTAGTTGCAGAGGCACTGCTTGCTACGGCAAGACCTTCCTCATTTGGGGCACCACTTGCTCCTTGGGATCACTTCtctgcacaattttgtacgtgaGAACAAGAAAAGTTCGCTGA